DNA from Chionomys nivalis chromosome 11, mChiNiv1.1, whole genome shotgun sequence:
TCACTGATTTGACTGACTAGCTAGTCAAAAGCTCTAaggatccacctgtgtctgccccctagtgctggggttatatgtgCACAAACCACTGCACCTAGCTTTCTACATGGATCCTAATTCGATTCCTATGATTGTATAGCAAACACTGATTGAACCATGTGTCTAGCCCCAAATGAAAACGTCATTAGAGTTTCATACTAAGTCTTTGGAACTCACAGTACATTTTACTTTAGCGCTGCATCTCAGTTAATGCTACCTGTGTTCCAGATGCTTGATGCTCACATGTGACCAGTGGCCACCATGTTGAACTCTGCAATTCTACGTTATTGAATACTCAGGTAGTCACTTGTTCAGTTCCAGATGTAAAAACAAGTAGAGTAAGAGTTAAACATAAGCTCTTAGACACTAAATATACTTTAGAGGATAAGGAGACCCTTTATTATGTAGACATGTGGTTGATATTTGTTAAAGTTCAGACTTAGGGAACAGTTTTGAGGCAGGCTAGTCCCAGCAATGCTGAGGGGTGCTTCTTCATATTAGTGTGGAGAAGAATCCTGAACTCTTTGCTGTGacttttaaaactatgaaaacaACGGTTCCCAAATTGCCCTACAAAAAATTTCATCTATTTTACTATTCatattttagaaaagaagaagatTGAGCTACTTTGTCTCAGGCATTTGTggtagagaaggagaggaaaccaGCATTCCTGTGGTGCAGGgcaggtgctgtgtgtgtgttatgtgatCGTTTGTTCCAACAGGCGACATTTGAAGCATGGACTTACAGCCTTGGGCAAGCTTCAAGAGGAATAGGTTTTGATTACATTTAAATGTCTTCACCAGTCAGCCTACTTGATAGTACATAAGAATTATATGACTTTACTATTGTTTTCCTTAATGTCTACATAGGTATTATTTGTCTAATAAATCACTTCCAGGAAAATTCTGGATTAATCAAAAGGAAGATGATAAAAAGCACACCAACAGGTAAAATCCGTTATATTACTATTAAAAGTTTTGAGTTACAGATTTAGGAACTTCTTCACaagcttcctgttttctcttttcatgtgCAGTCTgcagaaaacagcaaaaatcaTGTATGTACCTATTcttattttaaaccattttttaaaaaatagaaatcctttttgcttttaaaattatgtgtgtgctcacttgtgtttctgtgtgtgtgtgtgtgaatgcaggtttCCCCTGGAGACCAGAGGTGTCAGGTCCATTGGAGGTGGAGTAACAGAAAGTTGTTGCAGCCTGATAAGTGTGCTCGCAATTGAATACtgtaactactgagccatctctccagcccctttagacCTTTTCAAATCATttggaaattataagaaaattctttttggagacagggtttctctgtagctttggagcctgtcctggaactagctcttgtagaccaggctagccttgaactcagagatccgcctgcttctgcctcccaagtgctgggattaaaggcgtgggccccCATCTCCCAGCTGAGAAAATTCTCAACAATTAGATTTAGTCAGTAGAAAAGCTCTCTCGTTTCAAAGGACAGGATATTATTTTGAAAGAGGGTTTTGGCATAGATGTTAGAATACATACTTTTATGCTGTCATTTATttgccagaattttttttttttttttgagacagggtttctttgtggccttggagcctgtcctggaactagctctgtagaccaggctggtctcgaatttacagagatccgtctgcctctgcctcccgagtgctgggattaaaggcgtgcgccaccaccgcccgacttgccagaattttttaaaaatgttggtaGTTTATCATAAAGTGAAGATATATTATGGATTGATTTGATTTCTGTTTGATAGTTTAAAAATCATTATGTACAATTTCATTTGGATCTGTGGCTTCTAAAATTTATCTACCAAAATTGGGCAGGGCAtactggtgcatgcctgtaatcccagtagttggaaggcagaatcaggatttctacaagttcaagaccagtgtgttctatacagtgagttctaggccagccaggagtacacagcagcaccctgtctcaaaaaaattctagaaaaattaaaggttttacaaatatgctttctttttaattgtttaattggAAAAGAATGGTCATTATTTAGCATTTATAAACTCGGGTTTGAGCATGAACAGACTTTGGCTTTTCTATTTTGCTATACAAAGTGAAGTCAGTGGGAAGACTGGATGCTTGATGAAATTGGAGAGTTTCCTTAGTCTACTGTATTTCTTGTGATACAGAATTTAATTCTTAGGCTTTGGGAATATATTAATGgctgttctttgttttcagtctttGTACCAGAGAGACTTCCTTTGCTGTCTTTTGTGTTGTCCTCACTCAGACCCAAGATTATATTGTTTGgggctgtgtgtttgtttgtttgtttgtttgtttgtttcccatcaTTCTCTTTCATTCTGGTAGAGGTAAGGAACAGGTAAACCTTATTGCCCAGGTACCAGCTGCAGCAGctgcctccttcccctccccccttttcattAGACTAGAAGTCTTTGTTTTAGCCTGGTGACTGTctataacagtggttctcaggCGGCTGCTGCCCATTGGAGGTTtcaacaaccctttcacagggggtCACCTACCACCatcatgaaacacacacatactgttaggattcataacagtagcaggattactgttatgaagtagcagtgaaaataactttatggttggagtcaccacatcatgaggaactgcattaaagggtcacagcattaggaaagttgagaactactgctctatAACCTTTAGCTGCATAAATATGGAATGtttcatttcagattttttttttaccttcagGGTACATTCTCCTACAAAACCAGCCAGTTATTCAGTAAAGTGgacaatagaagaaaaagaactatTTGAACAAGGACTGGTAAGTAGAGAAATTTTTAACTTACAGTAAAATTATTCTAGAAGCAAAAATCCCCACAACTTTTAATAGGACATAAGagtaattctttattttttattcaacgATCTAGCATTGTGCATAATCCACATTTTTAGTACATATATTTGAAGACCAAAAAATACCTTTTGTATGACTGTTTCACTGAAATCTCTTAGAAGTTATGAagtattaaatatatgtatgtgattCAAATACTAAAAATACAACATggagaaatgtttaataaaatgaccattaatttttaaacaatcaaAAGTAGGTTGTATATTTTCTAGGGTACATGTAACTTAGAATTATACTAAATTTGATTTTGAGaatgtatttacattttatagGTAGTGtataatatttatagaaaatttgaataaaattgaATTATTAACATATACAAATCATGAGAAGTaaaatatgtttgtatttttctagTCAGTAGCATGAAAGCTATGTATTAGAGTGttttaatataaatacataaactataggtttttccttgtttttttctatACTGATGATAGTTATGTTTGCTTTTTTCCTGTTGTATGAGAATTAAAttatcaaaaattaatttttgttttaatgatttaagAGTAACCCCTAGCTAGTATTAACTAActgtagaaacagttctttttttcaatatattttcccTTATCAAAGACTAAATACGCATTTGCTCATATTTGCAAGTGGTTTGTGAACTTAAGATTCTGCTTTGTGATGGTTATGGGGACCCATTTGTGTGTTCGGTAATAAACCTTACTCTTGTTTCTGAGGTAATCGTTTAGCTCTTCTTTGTTTATCCTTCTAGGGTTGTTTGGTCCGTATATAAGCAGATGAGAATTTACTTATATAGATGCATAGAAATTTGTACACAGTAAggtattttaaacaaaatgtctTCCTACAGAAGAAAATGCTCTGATTTATTGGGCAGCTGTTGTGCTGCTGCCCAATTTTATCCATGGATGTAGTTCCTCCCGGGCTTGGGCAAGGGCAGGTTTCattccatttgtttctttggCGTGGGCTGTACCTGCACTGCCGTCTGAAACTGGGGGTGCTGCTGCGCTCCTCTTGCTGCTGTCGCCTTTCACTTTCTTAGCGTTCACACCATCATCCCACAAGATCTCAGTTTATCCAGGTCCCTACTGTCTCCAAATGCATTTCATGGTAACAAGTCATGGACCTTCactctacagagaaaagaatcgATTGGTCACTGAGTTAATACTAGCTAGGTGGTACTCTTAAATTTTCCCAGAAGAACTTTGAGTTTTAATGTATCACCTATGTGAATGACAGAAATAAGCGTGTAAGTGAAGCTTTATCATTTGGGTCAgatctttaaagatattttactttaaagTGTGACTTTAAAGTATTTACTTTAAAGGTATGACTACCTGGTCTATAGATCTGAGTCTGGGTGgtttttctgggttttattttgtttttgttttgtttttttttttttcttttttttttttgtggttttaagAATTCTAAAAAAGTGGGTGGTGTGTTGTTGATCTACTGTAGGAATATCATTGTGAAGATTTACATACTAAATAAGGTTTAGACTTGGTGTGTaaatatctatcatatatctagaattgtatattttctcttttggacATGAAATCTCCATAGGAATGCCCAGGGTGTGGTGTTGTaagagaccacttgtttgttcccagctgctcatccctgaaataatcactcagaaactatatcaattaaatcaccacgttgcccattagctctagtttcttattgcctagctcttacatcttaatttaacccatttctattaatctgtgtattgccaagtggctatggcctactggcaaggttctggctcatCTGTTTctagcagtggctacatggcatctctctgactccgccttctttctttcagcattcagtttagtccccccccaactagctctactcttttgccctatcacaagccaggacagtttctttattaaccaatggtattcacagcatacataggggaatcccacatcagtgtggCACAGCCTTTGGCCCCAGAAGGCAACATTGGTGTGGGTCTACTTCATCTGTCATTGAAGCATGAAAGTCATTGTTTGTGTACCCTCATTTCATTGTATACCCAGTGTAGAGTGTTTGCTCTAGGATACTTAAAAGGTGTTGTAGAGTATAAAGTCTGAGTTTAAAGTACAATTAATGTGAAATGTGTCCAGTTGATTCTTtaagaaaaagttaaatatttccTATCTCCCTTCTGGGCTATTGTAAgtcattttgtttagttttcagaATTCTAGAGTCAAAGAAATATAGGCTTTGATTTTTAAGGGCATAGTCTAATAGATTTGGTTTCATTTTGTGGTAACTGTTTGAAATATTACTAAATAAGGTACTCCAAAGCAAATTGTTTCCATTTTGATAACAGGCTAAATTTGGCCGAAGGTGGACCAAAATTGCAACACTAGTTCAGAGTCGCACAGTTTTACAAGTGAAGACTTACGCCAGACAGTACTTTAAAAATCAGGTAAGCGGAGTGCAGATATCCTGAATGGGAATAGCATTTTGGATAGAGTTAGTAAGCACAAATACTCAATACAGACAGTAAGGAGAGTCTggatggttttggttttttggggtgtttgttttttgttgttgtttttgagacggcatcttactatatagccccaGCTGGCCTAGAACGGTATGACAGTCATCCTGAATGCCGAGGTTGTAGGCATGCATCATCAGCTCCAGCTGAGTAGTCTTATTGTTAGGACTTTTCTTAGCTAATGTAGTTTATACTTATACTTTATATAAGTGTTTTGGCTCTTGAAAAAATTGCTTAATTTATTTGTGCTGTGGCaagagtgtggaggtcagaggacattgtGGGAATAAGTTCTTCCTTCATGTGGgcactggagattgaactcacgGTGTCAAGCTTGGCTTACCCACCAAGTCCTCTGTCTGGCTCAgtggtttgcttgtttgcttgcttgatttttttttttatttttttattttttaaaaaacactttggAGCAGCCGTGTGCTCTGCAGCTCACGAGGGGTGACTCAGAGTGAAGCTCCACACACTAGTAGCTGATGGTGCTCAGTGCAGGGCTCCAGCCCTCTTCGTTGTTCTGAGGCTGCTGTCAAATGGATGCAGACCTTGAACAGGAGAGCAGCTGTTCGTACGGTCTTCAAAGCAAACAGTGTTCCTGAGAGGAAATGTGAAGCAGCTCAGCATTTCCTCTGGGAAATgcacattattttataaatatttgtgctGTAGAAGAAACTTGTGGAAATTTTTGGAGTTTAGGGGATATAAATGCTACCTAACATGGTTATGAAATCTGTCtaaaaacagaagagtttttATTATCATAAACTGTCTGAAAATCTAATAAGCTTTTTCAGAAAGAAGTCATCTACTACTAGttcttaattttcaaataatttattctgtatttagctgtgtatatattttttaaattagaatattttatttttagtttattatatgggtgttttgcctttgtgtgtgtgtgtgtgtgtgtacgcgcgcgaACACACACCACAGACTATACAGTGCCCACAAAGCCCAGAAGAGGTagggagttacagatgactgtgagcctccATTTCCATAGAGTTCTGGAAACCGgtcctgggtcctctagaaaagcagcccgtattctttaactgctgagccagctctccagccccagttgtgTTGGTTTGATACTTAGAATTTCTAACTGTGCTTGTTTGAGATCTAGGAGCATAATAATATTTGGAAGTGCCttaagtgagattttttttctaatgtaaaTAATGTAAATACTAGGTGTGCTTTATTCAGTATAGCAAAATAAATTGGATTCAGCCTTGTTGTCTACCACCAGATGACTGGATAGTGaaactttggtgtgtgtgtgtatgtgtgtgtgtgtgtttgcatgagagagagagagagagagagagagagagagagagagagagagagagcataccgtgagagagagaatattgggagagagagagaatactatCCAGGTTTAAAGATAAGTGAAATTACAAAGTTCATAGGAAGATGATAGACTTAGAATGTATGTATAATATTAAGCAAAACCACGCTATctcagaaatacaaaaaaaatgtgttctctGTTATGTGTAAGATCttgtcaaatatatatatatatatataagcaaatGTATGCATGGATGAAGTATAATATGTTgaaaagaacacaagaaaggCAGGTGATGGGCATGAGGtatgaaagaggaaataaagttAACTGCCAgtccctgccaggcagtggtggtatacactttcaattccagcactcaggatgcaaaggcaggcagatcttttgagttttctgagtttgaggccagcctggattgaGTGCCTGGACAGCTGggctctacagagaaaccttgtcttaaaacaccaaaacaaacaaacaaactaattgCTTTTCGTGTTCTTACTTTGTCAAGGAGGTTTCCTTCTTGGTGGTGGATGGGTGCATAAAAATGCATTCATTAGTGAAAGTGTAAGATCCTTCCTGAAGCTGCACAGCTTCAGAGTGGCTCTTCTCACTAGATAGTGGTATAAGATGTTTAAAAGCAAGTGAAAATGTGATGGCTGTTAGCATACACttagttaaaaaaatatgttacCTAATTTTTTTGTGTAAGGTGATTAAACTTAAAGTCTTAATATTATGTGGATGCTGTTTTGATTCTTAATCAGGTAAAGTGGGGTGTGGAGAAAGAAACGCCAGCTCAGAAGAGCAGCAGTGATCTTCAGGTGAAATCTAAAGACGAGAGGACGAAGGTGCGGGCAGCATCGTGTTTGAGGGGGCGTGCCGATCCTAACCTGAATGCTGTAAAAATTGAAAAGTTATCTGATGATGAAGACGTAGACATCACAGATGAACTGGATGAGCTGACTTCTCAGACACCAGAAAAGGATTCTGGCAGCCGTCTTACTTTAGACATTCCTAATAGTAAAATTTGTGAAGCCAACCATGGAGAATTCATATGTTCGGAAGGCCCCTTAGCTAAATCTTCCCGGGAGTATCTTCAGAACATGAAACCAAGTGAAGCAGAAGCATGTTCAAGCTCAGAAATTACATCGTGGGCTATAAGACAGACCAGTAATGGCGAAAACTCAGTCGAATTAAGTGAGAAGAACAATAGACTGGCTCAAGGCTCCGATGTGCAAGATGGGGAAGAAGTGAGTGGTGAAGCCATGCCCTCACCCTCTCCAGAGTCCTGTGAGAGTCGGCAGGTGGAGGACAGCCATGAGGGAGAAGAGCTTAAGCCACCAGAGCAAGAAGTGGAAATCGATAGAAATGTCattcaagaagaagaaaagcaagcaatTCCTGAGTTTTTTGAGGGGCGCCAAACTAAAACACCAGAACGCTATTTGAAAATTAGAAACTACATTTTGGATCAGTGGTAAGAATTACATTGTACATGTTCTAAAAACTTGATATGTTGAAGTATATTAAACCAAAAGACCTCAGTCCTTATTAACCTAAATACATTGAAAGTACGTAGACTTGTTCATGGTAGCTTATCAAGCGTCCTTTAGCACCCAGAGTTGATATTAATGTTTTAGAGCGCTTCCCAATTCTTTGGGTGGGGATTCTGTGTTGTCCTTCTATTTTTCTCctaattttctcttctattaagGGTTATCCTGTCCTGTTGCAATGGCTTTCTGCTAGAACCTAGAAATGCTACTGAAGATTAACATTGACCTTGTTAAATAGCTCTCCTTTCACTCACATAATGTTAATTTACATGGCACTTAAAGAGAGCCATATTATAAACAAAGTGCTTTTGCAGtgatgaaaaaaaatgttcttgcaCTGATGAACATGCTAAAGAACCATCTTCTGGCTAAGGATGCCATGAGAGTAAGGAGTCCTTAAGAGAAACACTTGACATTTACGTAGTGCTTTGTGGTTTACAGAAAGCTGCAATGTATCTTCTCATCCGAGTCTTCACAACAGGCCTGTGAAATAGGCAGTGGAATCTTCTCTGTTTGAAACAGATCAGCACAGTCTCAGATAGAGGTTTAGGGTACCTGCCTTTGATCTTTCAGCCAGCCACTGACCCATGAAAGGTATCAGTCCAGCTCACTCGTTCTGTTACTCCACGTTGCCTAGCTGACAGTTTTTAAATGCTAATTCAATTACATCTCTATTCATACCTGGTTTGGGTTTTGGAAATTAAAGGATGGATTGCCAAAATAGTTTCTACCTCAGAAATGTCATGACCTGTACATacttaatgttattttaaaaaaattttatttgtcaCATTGAATTTCGGATGTTAAGTTAGTAGAATGTTACATAGGTACTGTAAATTACATAACAGTAGTTTCCTGTTAGCACACAAAGCCTAGTTGATATCACTGTTTAAATGATCTTATAGAAAAgtgtaaaagcaaaagaaatattttaaaagagaaaagcataAAGTTCAAAACAGAACACAGGTAATACTTAAACAAGGGAAAGGGAAAGTCTGAAAATCAAGAGACttactcattctttcttttccatgaGAGCAGATACGATTGGTTTTATTTAGGGTAAGTTTTTACTAAGGTGTTAACCAGCTGTTAACAACATTGTTCTACCACATGCCATGCTTTGTATTTAAATTGTCTTCAGTTTACTTGGCAGTCTCTACAGATGAATAAATGAGGTTCACAGATGATGAGAACATGTTTCCAGGTCGCACTAGGGGTTGATCCAGTATTTAAAAGCTCCAACCGTATCTTCCTTTCCTTCAGAGCATACAGTGCTGCCCTTTGACCTCTTAGGTCTGCTCAGGGAAGGGGAGGTTTCTGGTCGTGCTCTCCCTGTTCTGACAGcctgtatttatttttgtcttgcaCATACTGCCCCTGAAAAGGCCACAGTTTTGTCAGTTGACTTCTACCCTGATCCCTCAGGAATACAGCAGCATGAAGACAGTTCTGTCTGTTTTATTCATTGAGTCCCCAGTGCTTACGGCAGTGCTTAGAATATCTTAGGCATTTCAGGTGTTACGGGAAGAAGATTGAATGACTTTGGTGAACAGAAACATTTACTGTCTAAGCTATGGACAAGGCTGTTGAGTTTCTTGCAGAGCCTTTTGGTTAGAAAAGACAGGTATAGACAAAGCCAGTTTTCAGGCTCCTGTCATATTTGATTAGCTGCATTCTTCCCTGTTTTCATGTCATACTCatatagtttgtttttctttcattgaacACTGGAATTTCAGCTTTTCTGTAGATGTTACAATATTATCTGTcacaattattttcatattttatatacttcATAGATATGTAGACTTAAGTTTTGTCTGTTTGGGAGTCTTTCCCTAAGCACCCTTGCTAACGTCGTCTGCCTGCTTGTTGCCCTGTACCAGCCACCCACTTAGGCTTCTTTTCCTTTGTAGCGCTGTTATCTAGTAATGTAATATACATTATTCCTTTATGTATTGATAGTCATTATTGAAATTTAAGATCTTTGAAAGTAGGAACTGTGTATTATTCACCTCAAAGCCTTGTTCTTAGAGAGGTGTCTGGGACATGGGATACAAGTACTTATAGAGTGAAATGTGACCAAGTAGTATCTGTGCTGTCCCTTAGCACCTGGTCACTGTCTGCATCTTGATCTTATACTTCCTCAAGTAAGTAGGTGTTGTAGTTATCCTGGCCGGCTTGTTTGCTACCTTCTGAGATGGGGCTGGTAAACCTTCCTTCTAGAATTATGAAGGTTGAGCATGCGTACCTAACAATGCAGCATTTGGCATAATCAGTAATTGATTTCTACTATTGTAAAGTTGTCTGTTCctgttaaattttatattatgctTTCTGACATAGTACATTAAGCAAATATATGATTATTATatgaatctttaattttattgGGAGTTTTTAATCCCTTCGGAAATCCCTAGAATACTTACATCTGTTTTCCTTTGAGACTAAGTGCTTACCATTAAAAGTGAATATACAATATTTAAAGCTTTTTGAGAGAGGTAGTAATTAACAGCATTGGCAAAGCTGGGAAAGCCTTGGGACGGAAAGTAAAACTCAGTGTCAGAACAGTTGCGTAGCCGCATGAGACTAGTGCCATAAAACAGGAAGATTGGGGTTGTCTTAGTACTAAATCTTAATTCCCAAAGTGCTCTTTTATTCACGGATGTAGATGTGAATCTGGTTCTGTACAAAATAAGCTGCTAATTTCAAGGTTGGGGGTACCTGGGATCTATGGGACTTAGTACTGGGGGAAGAATATTTGTAACACAGTCACACTTACAGGTACTTGTAAGTTGTTGTATCATTTAAAGATATTTAACTTGTGAAAAAAAGGACACTTGGGTATTTATTTGTACACAATTAGGCATTAAGTGAAGGTAAAAATTTATGATATTTCATATATTAAAAGTTTTCCCCAGAAAtccctttttaaatgtttctgttcATCCAAAATAATTGTACTTCCATCTCTTAATTAGGGAAATATGCAAACCGAAATACTTAAATAAGACCTCAGTACGTCCTGGCCTGAAGAACTGTGGGGATGTTAATTGTATTGGACGGATTCATACATACCTCGAGTTGATAGGAGCAATCAATTTTGGatgtggtaaaaataaaaaaccaacaacatCTTTTACTTGGCATTTTTTTACCCTTATAGCACCCATTAATTTTTATGATGGTTCAAATTCAAGTAGATTTAAGTATTTGGAATTCAGAGAAAGACTGTAACATTATGAAATAAGTGTATCATTAAGACTTGATGCTAAACAGATTTCTGCTAATTAAACTGTTTCCCTTTGAagatacaattttaaagaaatattttatctacATAATAGAAATCATTTAACAAAGAGTTCTTTGTCAAGTAAAAGTGAATAATTTATGAGACATCTAAGGATAGTCTGTTTAAAAAGATACAGGTTGAGAGCAGCATGGCTGTTGAAAAGGTTTAGATATTGGGGCATTTTTCTGCACATATTCTAAGATCCAACAAAATCTGAAATATGAAGTGTTACTTACCCTGTACCATCTTCCTGCTAGAGATGCTTTCTAGCAGTGATTAAATAAAGGCAGTAACTTATGAACCTATAtatttagttataataaaagcaCAAAAGTATTTTAACAAGGCtggtgagatgcctcagtggCATTTGCTCCTAAGCCTGAGACTTGAGTTTGATCACTGGCATCTGCTTGATAGGAGAGACCCAAATCCCGCAAGTTTGTCTTATGACTtagacatgcacacacgtgtacacatgcacacagttttttttattagttgAAGTCTTTCACTCTTGATTTTTCTGATTCAAAGTTGATGCGTATGCATATGTCAGAATGAATTCTTCCCGATCAATGACTTCATACGACAGAGCTCTGAAGAAAGCTAATGGTGATGGGTGCAGGCAGTAATAAGCAGCCAGGGGTAATTCCTGTTTTGGAGGTGAGCTAGAGAGCTCGGCAGAAAGCCTCTGACAGGTGATTTCACTTTTGTATTGAGAATAGACAGTCTGCCTTAGGGTTACTCTTCCACATTGTGGCATTGGTGCCCCAAGCTCTGTGTAGATGCCAGCTATTTGAGAAGCTAAGCTATTGTAGCCGCAGACACAGAGATGACGTTTTCTGTACTAAACTGCCACGGTCAGCAAAGTGGGCTCAGTACTCATTTAACCAGAAGTTATACGAGttacttatttctttataatGGCTTTTATTGCGCTGCATTAACAGCGTTATTCCTTTGAGAACTGAGTGGCACATGAAATGTGTGGTTGTGGGATAAGAACCATGGAGCTCAGCTGTAGTCAGTATAGTATATTTTCTTGTTTAACCGATTTCACAGAATAATAGATTGTTCTATCTTTCCTGAATTCCAACAGAGCAGGCAATATATAACAGGCCACAACCGGTTGATAGAGTACGAGTGAGTGACAGGACAGATGCAGAAGCGGCCTACCAGCTCGCCCGGCGCCTGCAGTCTATGGTAAGCAGCTGCTTTACTAAACAGATGGCCTCTGAGTGGAAGAACATGTTTTCTCTTGTGTTTCACCTTAGCTAGTTAATTTTCTGGCTCTATTGACAAAAATCAACCAAACTGGAAAACCCTTCAAGTTCACTGCCAGAGTCTATAGAAACATCTTCTACTAAAATGGCCTTGGgctatttgttttgatttataaaCCTAACTGttaggtgctagagagatggcccagcagttaagagtacttgttgctcttgcggaggacctacgttcagctcccagcacacacatcatgCAGACCACaagcatttgtaactccagttccggaggAACTGACACCCTGTACTGGCCTCCTGGGCATCTgacatgcatgtagtgcacagacatacatgaaggcaaaacacataaacattaagaaaacataaaaacaaacacagcgACACACACactagctgagtgtggtggcacgtgcatttaacctcagcactgagaaggtagagacaggcagatctcagggagttcaagaccagcctgatctccacagtgagaccctgtccccaaaacaacAGTTATCCAGTAAGTATCCTATAAGGCAAAATGTAATAAGTTCTCATTCAAATTGCAGTGGTGACAGGTAAAATAAGGCTCGGACTGTTCTGGCTGTGAACCATTTCTATCTGAATTTGCTGTCTTCAGAAAAGTTATTTTCAAGTGACTCTTTGGAGATCGTGCAATACACACCTCTCTTCTCTTTGGCAGCTGGTCCATTTTAGACACCTCAGATGTGGGACTTGCAAAACCAGTTGAG
Protein-coding regions in this window:
- the Mysm1 gene encoding deubiquitinase MYSM1 isoform X3; its protein translation is MEAEEADVDVEGDVQAAAQPGNDENTASVFQDHYLDSTWGRENGCLPWALDSTISDENRAVIEKMLLEEEYYLSNKSLPGKFWINQKEDDKKHTNSLQKTAKIMVHSPTKPASYSVKWTIEEKELFEQGLAKFGRRWTKIATLVQSRTVLQVKTYARQYFKNQVKWGVEKETPAQKSSSDLQVKSKDERTKVRAASCLRGRADPNLNAVKIEKLSDDEDVDITDELDELTSQTPEKDSGSRLTLDIPNSKICEANHGEFICSEGPLAKSSREYLQNMKPSEAEACSSSEITSWAIRQTSNGENSVELSEKNNRLAQGSDVQDGEEVSGEAMPSPSPESCESRQVEDSHEGEELKPPEQEVEIDRNVIQEEEKQAIPEFFEGRQTKTPERYLKIRNYILDQWEICKPKYLNKTSVRPGLKNCGDVNCIGRIHTYLELIGAINFGCEQAIYNRPQPVDRVRVSDRTDAEAAYQLARRLQSMRTRRRRVRDPWGNWCDAKDLEGQTFEHLSAEELAKRREEEKCKPVKSSKVSKLLKSSLDPFQLIPCNFFSEEKQEPFQVKVASEALLIMDLVCAAEPCNSLSTGLQCEMDPVSQTQASETLALRGYSVIGWYHSHPAFDPNPSLRDIDTQAKYQSYFSRGGAKFIGMIVSPYNRSNSLPYSQITCLVISEEVSPDGAYRLPYKFEVQQMLEEPQWQLVFEKTRWIIEKYRLSHSRVPMDRIFRRDSDLTCLQKLLECLRKTLSKVANCFIAEEFLTQIENLFLSNYKSKEENGLAEENSTTELFL
- the Mysm1 gene encoding deubiquitinase MYSM1 isoform X1: MEAEEADVDVEGDVQAAAQPGNDENTASVFQDHYLDSTWGRENGCLPWALDSTISDENRAVIEKMLLEEEYYLSNKSLPGKFWINQKEDDKKHTNSLQKTAKIMVHSPTKPASYSVKWTIEEKELFEQGLAKFGRRWTKIATLVQSRTVLQVKTYARQYFKNQVKWGVEKETPAQKSSSDLQVKSKDERTKVRAASCLRGRADPNLNAVKIEKLSDDEDVDITDELDELTSQTPEKDSGSRLTLDIPNSKICEANHGEFICSEGPLAKSSREYLQNMKPSEAEACSSSEITSWAIRQTSNGENSVELSEKNNRLAQGSDVQDGEEVSGEAMPSPSPESCESRQVEDSHEGEELKPPEQEVEIDRNVIQEEEKQAIPEFFEGRQTKTPERYLKIRNYILDQWEICKPKYLNKTSVRPGLKNCGDVNCIGRIHTYLELIGAINFGCEQAIYNRPQPVDRVRVSDRTDAEAAYQLARRLQSMRTRRRRVRDPWGNWCDAKDLEGQTFEHLSAEELAKRREEEKCKPVKSSKVSKLLKSSLDPFQLIPCNFFSEEKQEPFQVKVASEALLIMDLHAHVSMAEVIGLLGGRYSEAEKTLEVCAAEPCNSLSTGLQCEMDPVSQTQASETLALRGYSVIGWYHSHPAFDPNPSLRDIDTQAKYQSYFSRGGAKFIGMIVSPYNRSNSLPYSQITCLVISEEVSPDGAYRLPYKFEVQQMLEEPQWQLVFEKTRWIIEKYRLSHSRVPMDRIFRRDSDLTCLQKLLECLRKTLSKVANCFIAEEFLTQIENLFLSNYKSKEENGLAEENSTTELFL